Genomic window (Planctomycetota bacterium):
GGGTCTCGGCCGTCAAGCCGGACGCGTCGAGCACCTGGACCGAAGGCCGCGGCGACTGGGGGACGGCTGTCGTTTCCGGCCAAGGACTGCACGTCGTAGCGATCGATTGCGGTGCGAAGGACAACATCCTGCGCCACCTCGTCGATCGCGGTGTGAAGGTGACGGTCGTCCCGCCGGACGTGTCGGCCGACGACGTCCGAGCACTCGAGCCTGACGGCCTGTTCGTCTCCAACGGTCCCGGCGATCCAGCTGCGATCGAGTTCGCCGCAAAGCTCGTCGCCGAGCTCGTTCACACGCTCCCGACCTTCGGCATCTGCCTCGGCCACCAACTGCTCGGCCGAGCCATCGGTGCCGAGACCTACAAGCTCCCATTCGGCCACCGCGGCGGCAACCAGCCTGTCAAGGACCTGTCGACCGGCAAAGTCGAAATCACTAGCCAGAACCATGGCTTTGCCATCGATGCCGACAGCCTGAGGTCCGCCGGCGGCGAGGTGACGCATGTCAACCTCAACGACGGCACGATCGAGGGCTTCCGACTCCGCGACAAACCGGTATTCTGCGTCCAGTACCACCCCGAAGCCAGCCCCGGCCCACACGACGCGAGCTACCTCTTCGATCGCTTCGTCCAGATGATGCTAGAAACAAAGTGAGGGTCAAACGTCGAAAAGCGTGGCGACTTTCACTGAGAAGTTCGGAATCAGGTCGCCGGCATCGAGCTGATCCTCCGAGCCCAGCTCGCGACGTTGTTCAGCGGAGGTGTAGACGTGAACCGTCTTTGTTTCAGGGTAGAGCAACCACGCGAGCCGGCAGCCGCTGTCAAAGTACTCACTGAGCTTGATCGCCATCTCCTTCGCAGTGTTATCAGGACTGATGACCTCGACGGCCAGTGTCGGGGCCTCCCGCGGTGCGGCTTCCTGACGCTCTCGATCTCGGATGTCCTCTTCGGTCGTCCACGAGAAGTCGGGCATGCGGACGTTCTCGCTGCTCATCCGAACCATCCCGTCCGCTCCGGACATCTTGCCGCCGAGCTTCGCCGCTTTGATCGCATTCGCGAGGATGCGTCCGACCTCAAATCCAATCTCTGACTCTTTGCGGCCCATCGCTTTCTCCACGAGCGTCCTATCCACAAGCTCGACAAGCTGGTCGTTCCATCGCCCATCGATCTTCGCGTAGAACGAGTAGTCGACTGATCCGGGCTTCGGATCCACGATGATGCGATCAAGCGGAACTTCGCCAAGGCGGTGCCACAGCTCCGCGTTATTGCGGTAATGCTGCTGGGCCCGCTTTTGTGCGACCGGCGGTTCGTCCAAAACGGTCATGCCAACATTCTACCTCAATCCAGCTCACCGAACGGCCGGTCAGTCGGCATCGGGGCGGGGCGTTCGTAGCCGGCGTCGACGGTGTGGAACGTGCCGGACTCGGAGCTGTCGTGGAAGCCCTGCATCATGTCCAGGACCGTGAAGGCCTGTTCCAGCGAGCAGCGGTGCGGTCGGCCCTTCTGGATCGCCAGAGCCATGTCGAGCAGCCCAGCGCTTCGGCCGTAGCCGGTCGGATGGGTAAACGGCACCTCCTGCCAGTCAGCCGCGTTGGGTTTGCCGTCATCGCCGATCGACTCTCGCTTGAGGTAGACCTCCTTGTCGAACTGGTTCGGGTCGGGCACACGCATTGTCGCCTCGGTGCCATAGGCCACGAAGGGCTCGATCTGCGGCGCGTTTCGCATGGCGAAGCTCTGAATGATCGAGCCGACGACGCCGCTCTCGAACTCGATCGTGCCGCAGTAGTGGTCGGGCGTCTCGACCTGGATGGTCTTGCCGCGCTTGGGCTCGCTTGTGATCGTGCGTGTCGGGATGCCGATCGTCGTCATTCCCGCGACGCGGCGAACCGGGCCGAGCAAGTTGAGCAGGGCGGTCAGGTAGTACGGCCCCATGTCGAGCATCGGACCACCGCCGGGCTGGTAGTAGAACTCGGGCGACGGGTGCCACGTTTCGTGACCGCGCCCGACCAGAAATGCGTTGAACGCCGTGATCTCGCCGAGCGCACCGTCATCGATGAGCTTGCGTGCGGTCTGGATGCCAGCGCCCATGAACGTGTCCGGCGCGCAGCCGACGCGAAGTCCATCGCTGGCCGCGACACGATCGACAAGCTGCTTTGCGTCGGCGCGGTCGATGCCGAGAGGCTTTTCCATGTAGCAGTGCTTGCCATGATCGAGCGCCGCCTGGGCCACGTCGACGTGCGCTGCCGGGATCGTCAGGTTGAGCACGATGTCGACCGCGTCATGAGCGAGCAGCTCCTCGGTCGAGAGTGCGTTTGGCACCTCGTAGCGATCGGCCGTCGCCCTGGCGCGTTCCGCGTCAAGGTCGGCCACGGCGACGACCTCAAGGGCGTCGAGCTTCTGGCACATGTTGAAGTAGGCACCGCTGATGTTGCCGCACCCGACCACGCCGATCTTGGTTGCTTCGCTCATGGGGTCGAGCGTAGCCGCACAAGCCGGGCATAGGTCGCCGAACGCCAGAGCCACTCGACCGGGCCGAAGCGGAAAGCCTTGAGCCACAGGTAGCTCAGCGGCACCTGGACG
Coding sequences:
- the carA gene encoding glutamine-hydrolyzing carbamoyl-phosphate synthase small subunit, giving the protein MPADSTRATLALEDGCVFTGRSFGAAADAEGEVVFNTSMTGYQEVLTDPSYAGQIVVMTVPHVGNVGVNPRDQESDRPHVAGFIVKEACDRPSNWRSHQSLGEYLDDSGIPGLSGIDTRALVRRLRSAGTMRGVLAIGDVDSSQLVARARAAAEMRGADWVSAVKPDASSTWTEGRGDWGTAVVSGQGLHVVAIDCGAKDNILRHLVDRGVKVTVVPPDVSADDVRALEPDGLFVSNGPGDPAAIEFAAKLVAELVHTLPTFGICLGHQLLGRAIGAETYKLPFGHRGGNQPVKDLSTGKVEITSQNHGFAIDADSLRSAGGEVTHVNLNDGTIEGFRLRDKPVFCVQYHPEASPGPHDASYLFDRFVQMMLETK
- a CDS encoding Uma2 family endonuclease; translated protein: MTVLDEPPVAQKRAQQHYRNNAELWHRLGEVPLDRIIVDPKPGSVDYSFYAKIDGRWNDQLVELVDRTLVEKAMGRKESEIGFEVGRILANAIKAAKLGGKMSGADGMVRMSSENVRMPDFSWTTEEDIRDRERQEAAPREAPTLAVEVISPDNTAKEMAIKLSEYFDSGCRLAWLLYPETKTVHVYTSAEQRRELGSEDQLDAGDLIPNFSVKVATLFDV
- a CDS encoding Gfo/Idh/MocA family oxidoreductase, whose protein sequence is MSEATKIGVVGCGNISGAYFNMCQKLDALEVVAVADLDAERARATADRYEVPNALSTEELLAHDAVDIVLNLTIPAAHVDVAQAALDHGKHCYMEKPLGIDRADAKQLVDRVAASDGLRVGCAPDTFMGAGIQTARKLIDDGALGEITAFNAFLVGRGHETWHPSPEFYYQPGGGPMLDMGPYYLTALLNLLGPVRRVAGMTTIGIPTRTITSEPKRGKTIQVETPDHYCGTIEFESGVVGSIIQSFAMRNAPQIEPFVAYGTEATMRVPDPNQFDKEVYLKRESIGDDGKPNAADWQEVPFTHPTGYGRSAGLLDMALAIQKGRPHRCSLEQAFTVLDMMQGFHDSSESGTFHTVDAGYERPAPMPTDRPFGELD